One Kitasatospora sp. NBC_01266 genomic window carries:
- a CDS encoding LCP family protein codes for MTFDSNGLTGDGSPDQGRYLPDGGYPDHGHPAQHAEATANPESAPTGGRAAARRAAKSGAGRRADRSTGTAAEAAAQPGGRAAARGRGTGKAGKAARRKRLLKYGAAGVGFIVVASVGGGYLYIQELNANIRKGDLNNGGSALAPAAKPNAAGQTPLNILMIGSDGRANTEDCKLGGSCDGSAPHADVEMLVHLSADRSNASILSIPRDTQADIPTCTNPTTKAVLKGRRSIITDSLNVGDPGCVVDTWEKLTKIHIDHYMMVDFAGVVNMADAIGGVSVCTKQNVMDYQPMTDAQGVHHEIGSHLELSAGTHSIQGEQALEWLRTRHAFGDGSDIGRAQAQHLYINSMIREFKSAKTLANPLKLNDLAQAATKALQVDNGLGSVNSLASLALELNKVPTERITTVTMPWAYQKDPTNPKADLVVTTPDSFKLFQMVGADVALDRNAPPTGPAPSDPAASAAAPAASSAPAAPAVDKAAVRIDVQNASGATGRSTAITDALTAQGYTHATRDTANPPKSPTKLRYPAADQAQAQAVAAALGLPAGALSESTAATSQLTLVVGTDWTTGTSFPGGTAAGSGAASPAAAPVPTAMPTTAQSQNAQDDANQCMDVNPAPYSSFKDGQSHYIYSWTGPNTPNVPQP; via the coding sequence ATGACGTTCGACAGCAACGGCCTTACGGGGGACGGCAGTCCGGACCAAGGCCGCTACCTGCCCGACGGTGGCTACCCGGACCACGGCCACCCGGCCCAGCACGCCGAGGCCACCGCCAACCCTGAGAGCGCTCCCACCGGAGGCCGGGCCGCCGCCCGCAGGGCCGCCAAGTCGGGCGCCGGGCGCCGGGCCGACCGGTCCACCGGCACCGCCGCCGAGGCCGCCGCGCAGCCGGGCGGGCGGGCCGCCGCCCGGGGCCGCGGCACCGGCAAGGCCGGCAAGGCCGCCAGACGCAAGCGGCTGCTCAAGTACGGCGCGGCCGGCGTGGGCTTCATCGTGGTGGCCTCGGTCGGCGGCGGCTACCTGTACATCCAGGAGCTCAACGCCAACATCCGCAAGGGCGACCTGAACAACGGCGGCTCCGCGCTCGCCCCGGCCGCCAAGCCGAACGCGGCGGGCCAGACCCCGCTCAACATCCTGATGATCGGCTCCGACGGCCGGGCCAACACCGAGGACTGCAAGCTCGGCGGCTCCTGCGACGGCAGCGCGCCGCACGCGGACGTCGAGATGCTGGTCCACCTGTCGGCGGACCGCAGCAACGCCTCCATCCTGAGCATCCCGCGCGACACCCAGGCGGACATCCCCACCTGCACCAACCCGACCACCAAGGCCGTGCTCAAGGGTCGGCGCTCGATCATCACCGACAGCCTGAACGTGGGTGACCCGGGCTGCGTGGTGGACACCTGGGAGAAGCTCACGAAGATCCACATCGACCACTACATGATGGTCGACTTCGCGGGCGTGGTGAACATGGCCGACGCGATCGGCGGCGTCTCGGTCTGCACCAAGCAGAACGTGATGGACTACCAGCCCATGACGGACGCCCAGGGCGTGCACCACGAGATCGGCTCGCACCTGGAGCTGTCGGCCGGCACCCACTCGATCCAGGGCGAGCAGGCGCTGGAGTGGCTGCGCACCCGGCACGCCTTCGGGGACGGCTCCGACATCGGCCGCGCCCAGGCCCAGCACCTCTACATCAACTCGATGATCCGCGAGTTCAAGTCGGCCAAGACACTCGCCAACCCGCTGAAGCTCAACGACCTCGCCCAGGCCGCCACCAAGGCGCTCCAGGTCGACAACGGCCTCGGCTCGGTGAACTCGCTGGCCTCGCTGGCGCTGGAGCTCAACAAGGTGCCCACCGAGCGGATCACCACGGTGACCATGCCGTGGGCCTACCAGAAGGACCCGACCAACCCCAAGGCCGACCTGGTGGTCACGACGCCCGACTCGTTCAAGCTGTTCCAGATGGTCGGGGCCGATGTCGCGCTCGACCGCAACGCCCCGCCGACCGGCCCCGCGCCGAGCGATCCCGCCGCGAGCGCCGCTGCGCCGGCCGCGAGCAGCGCGCCCGCGGCGCCCGCCGTGGACAAGGCCGCGGTGCGCATCGACGTGCAGAACGCCAGCGGCGCCACCGGGCGCAGCACCGCGATCACCGACGCGCTCACCGCGCAGGGCTACACGCACGCCACTCGGGACACCGCCAACCCGCCCAAGTCCCCGACCAAGCTGCGCTATCCGGCCGCCGACCAGGCGCAGGCGCAGGCGGTGGCCGCCGCCCTGGGCCTGCCCGCCGGCGCGCTGAGCGAGTCCACCGCCGCCACCAGTCAGCTGACCCTGGTGGTCGGCACCGACTGGACCACCGGCACCAGCTTTCCCGGCGGCACGGCCGCCGGCTCCGGCGCCGCGAGCCCGGCCGCCGCTCCGGTGCCCACCGCGATGCCCACCACCGCGCAGTCGCAGAACGCGCAGGACGACGCCAACCAGTGCATGGACGTGAACCCGGCCCCGTACAGCTCGTTCAAGGACGGCCAGAGCCACTACATATACAGCTGGACCGGCCCGAACACCCCGAACGTCCCGCAGCCCTGA
- the lysA gene encoding diaminopimelate decarboxylase — protein MTIAPAFDGPQLARIAEEYGTPAWVYDAAHIRAQIARLRSFDVIRFAQKACSNTHLLRLMRAEGVLVDAVSQGELERALAAGYEVKGPQEPVVFTADLLDRATLRRVVELGVPVNAGSPQMLDQVGSASPGHPVWIRVNPGFGHGHSRKTNTGGEHSKHGIWHEHLAESLELVDRHGLDLIGLHMHIGSGVDYGHLEAVCETMVKQVRLCGRDVRAISAGGGLSVPYAPGQPEVDTERYFRIWDAARQELARELGHPVRLEIEPGRFLVAGAGVLVSEVRAQKPVGSNHFVLVDAGFNDLMRPAMYGSSHRVSVLMPSGRPRTEPELDTVLAGPLCESGDVFTQLEDGEVEPVPLPRTEIGDLVVFHDTGAYGASMSSTYNSRPLIPEVLVEDGEPRLIRRRQRVAELLALETETEAGTRIGTRSGI, from the coding sequence GTGACCATCGCCCCCGCCTTCGACGGACCGCAGCTGGCCCGGATCGCCGAGGAGTACGGCACCCCGGCCTGGGTCTACGACGCCGCGCACATCCGCGCCCAGATCGCCCGGCTGCGCAGCTTCGACGTGATCCGCTTCGCGCAGAAGGCCTGCTCCAACACGCACCTGCTGCGGCTGATGCGCGCCGAGGGCGTGCTGGTGGACGCGGTCTCGCAGGGCGAGCTGGAGCGGGCGCTGGCCGCCGGGTACGAGGTCAAGGGCCCCCAGGAGCCGGTGGTCTTCACCGCCGACCTGCTGGACCGCGCCACGCTGCGCCGGGTGGTCGAGCTGGGCGTGCCGGTCAACGCCGGGTCGCCGCAGATGCTCGACCAGGTGGGCAGCGCCAGCCCGGGGCACCCGGTCTGGATCCGGGTCAACCCCGGTTTCGGGCACGGCCACAGCCGCAAGACCAACACCGGTGGCGAGCACAGCAAGCACGGCATCTGGCACGAGCACCTGGCCGAGAGCCTCGAACTGGTCGACCGGCACGGGCTGGACCTGATCGGCCTGCACATGCACATCGGCTCGGGGGTGGACTACGGCCACCTGGAAGCGGTCTGCGAGACGATGGTCAAGCAGGTCCGGCTCTGCGGGCGGGACGTGCGGGCCATCTCGGCGGGCGGCGGCCTCTCGGTGCCGTACGCGCCGGGCCAGCCGGAGGTGGACACCGAGCGGTACTTCCGGATCTGGGACGCCGCCCGGCAGGAGCTGGCGCGCGAACTCGGCCACCCGGTGCGGCTGGAGATCGAGCCCGGCCGCTTCCTGGTGGCGGGCGCCGGGGTCCTGGTCAGCGAGGTGCGGGCGCAGAAGCCGGTCGGCAGCAACCACTTCGTGCTGGTCGACGCCGGCTTCAACGACCTGATGCGGCCGGCGATGTACGGCAGCAGCCACCGCGTCTCGGTGCTCATGCCGAGCGGCCGGCCGCGCACGGAGCCGGAGTTGGACACCGTGCTGGCCGGTCCGCTCTGCGAGTCGGGCGACGTCTTCACCCAGCTCGAAGACGGCGAGGTGGAGCCGGTGCCGCTGCCGCGCACCGAGATCGGCGACCTGGTGGTCTTCCACGACACCGGGGCGTACGGCGCGAGCATGTCCTCCACCTACAACTCGCGCCCGCTGATCCCCGAGGTCCTGGTCGAGGACGGCGAGCCCCGGCTGATCCGCCGCCGCCAACGGGTCGCCGAACTGCTCGCGCTGGAAACCGAGACGGAGGCCGGGACCAGGATCGGAACCAGGAGCGGGATCTGA
- the metG gene encoding methionine--tRNA ligase, translating to MARHLITSALPYINGIKHLGNMVGSMLPADVYSRYLRQRGHDVLYICATDEHGTPAELAAKAAGQSVADFCAVQHDAQKAIYDGFQLSFDYFGRSSSQQNREITQEFARELKANGFIEERAIRQVYSVADGRFLPDRYIEGTCPHCGYDKARGDQCENCTRLLDPTDLINPRSAVSGSTELEVRETTHLFLLQSKLAGEVEAWIDEHGKDWPTLASSIARKWLTEGLNDRAITRDLDWGVPVPADVWPELAAQGKVFYVWFDAPIEYIGATKEWSDADPANRDWKSWWYQADDVRYTEFMAKDNVPFHTVMFPATIIGTRAPWKKVDYVKAFNWLNYYGGKFSTSQQHGIFTNAALELLPADYWRYFLMANAPESDDTSFSWEIFAATVNKDLADTLGNFVNRVLSFSLKRFGDTVPAGEAPGAAEQALGTEVAGLLAEYQGHLDTLQFRKAAQALRALWSAGNSYLETKAPWLEIKTNEAGAALTLRTAMNLIHLYGVISAPFIPATSEAMRAVFASAEGGEPHWVSAEQATALDFVAAGTRFTVPPVLFAKITDEDLAAWRERFGAE from the coding sequence ATGGCTCGACACCTGATCACCAGCGCGCTTCCCTATATCAACGGGATCAAGCACCTGGGGAACATGGTCGGGTCCATGCTCCCGGCGGACGTCTACTCCCGGTACCTGCGCCAGCGCGGCCACGATGTGCTCTACATCTGCGCGACCGACGAGCACGGCACCCCGGCCGAGCTGGCCGCCAAGGCCGCCGGCCAGTCGGTGGCGGACTTCTGCGCCGTGCAGCACGACGCGCAGAAGGCGATCTACGACGGCTTCCAGCTCTCCTTCGACTACTTCGGGCGCAGCTCCTCGCAGCAGAACCGGGAGATCACCCAGGAGTTCGCCCGCGAGCTGAAGGCCAACGGCTTCATCGAGGAGCGCGCGATCCGGCAGGTCTACTCGGTCGCCGACGGCCGGTTCCTGCCGGACCGCTACATCGAGGGCACCTGCCCGCACTGCGGCTACGACAAGGCCCGCGGCGACCAGTGCGAGAACTGCACCCGGCTGCTGGACCCGACCGACCTGATCAACCCGCGCTCGGCGGTCAGCGGTTCCACCGAGCTGGAGGTCCGCGAGACCACCCACCTCTTCCTGCTCCAGTCCAAGCTGGCCGGCGAGGTGGAGGCCTGGATCGACGAGCACGGCAAGGACTGGCCGACGCTGGCCTCCTCGATCGCCCGCAAGTGGCTGACCGAGGGCCTGAACGACCGGGCGATCACCCGCGACCTGGACTGGGGCGTGCCGGTCCCGGCCGACGTCTGGCCGGAGCTGGCGGCCCAGGGCAAGGTCTTCTACGTCTGGTTCGACGCCCCGATCGAGTACATCGGCGCGACCAAGGAGTGGTCGGACGCCGACCCGGCCAACCGGGACTGGAAGTCCTGGTGGTACCAGGCCGACGACGTGCGCTACACCGAGTTCATGGCCAAGGACAACGTCCCGTTCCACACCGTGATGTTCCCGGCCACCATCATCGGCACCCGGGCCCCGTGGAAGAAGGTCGACTACGTCAAGGCCTTCAACTGGCTGAACTACTACGGCGGCAAGTTCTCCACCAGCCAGCAGCACGGCATCTTCACCAACGCCGCGCTGGAGCTGCTGCCGGCCGACTACTGGCGCTACTTCCTGATGGCCAACGCGCCGGAGTCCGACGACACCAGCTTCAGCTGGGAGATCTTCGCCGCCACGGTCAACAAGGACCTGGCCGACACCCTGGGCAACTTCGTCAACCGGGTGCTCTCCTTCTCGCTCAAGCGCTTCGGCGACACCGTCCCGGCCGGCGAGGCGCCGGGCGCGGCCGAGCAGGCGCTGGGCACCGAGGTCGCGGGCCTGCTCGCCGAGTACCAGGGCCACCTGGACACCCTGCAGTTCCGCAAGGCCGCCCAGGCGCTGCGGGCGCTGTGGAGCGCGGGCAACTCCTACCTGGAGACCAAGGCCCCCTGGCTGGAGATCAAGACCAACGAGGCCGGCGCCGCGCTGACGCTGCGCACCGCGATGAACCTGATCCACCTCTACGGCGTGATCTCGGCCCCGTTCATCCCGGCCACCAGCGAGGCGATGCGCGCCGTCTTCGCCTCGGCCGAGGGCGGCGAGCCGCACTGGGTGAGCGCCGAGCAGGCCACCGCGCTGGACTTCGTCGCGGCCGGCACCCGGTTCACCGTCCCGCCGGTGCTCTTCGCCAAGATCACCGACGAGGACCTGGCAGCCTGGCGCGAGCGCTTCGGCGCCGAGTAG
- a CDS encoding MerR family transcriptional regulator: protein MSIDQTWKVGALAEASGLTVRTLHHWDGIGLLSPSRRGAGGHREYTEQDVVRLYQVLALRRLGLGLESIATCLDAGVDPVRLVGDHLAQVTAAVAGLERQRQRLAQVHGELLGEHEPQIETLLDVLRAMDGAGPEREQALRRHLDGDQLRAMGERVAALGPAAHYLVEVELPELYRRAEALRLAGSDHGDPKVRQVVRRVDELSALLNGGDPALSAGVRAAWQAEPAVMSGDPAAPAEGWPELTVFLARARELAAGLD from the coding sequence ATGAGCATCGACCAGACATGGAAGGTCGGAGCGCTCGCCGAGGCGAGCGGTCTGACGGTACGCACCCTGCACCACTGGGACGGCATCGGGCTGTTGAGCCCGTCGCGGCGAGGTGCCGGCGGGCACCGGGAGTACACCGAGCAGGACGTGGTCCGGCTCTACCAGGTGCTGGCGCTGCGCCGGCTCGGGCTGGGCCTGGAGTCCATCGCCACCTGCCTGGACGCCGGGGTCGACCCGGTGCGGCTGGTCGGTGACCACCTGGCCCAGGTGACCGCCGCCGTCGCCGGACTGGAGCGGCAGCGGCAGCGGCTCGCGCAGGTGCACGGCGAGCTGCTCGGCGAACACGAGCCGCAGATCGAGACGCTGCTGGACGTGCTGCGGGCGATGGACGGGGCGGGACCGGAGCGCGAGCAGGCGCTGCGGCGGCACCTGGACGGGGACCAGCTGCGCGCGATGGGGGAGCGGGTGGCCGCGCTCGGGCCGGCGGCGCACTACCTGGTGGAGGTCGAGCTGCCCGAGCTGTACCGGCGGGCCGAGGCGCTGCGACTGGCCGGGAGCGACCACGGCGACCCGAAGGTCCGTCAAGTCGTCCGGCGGGTGGATGAGTTGAGCGCACTGCTGAACGGTGGCGACCCGGCGCTGTCGGCCGGTGTGCGGGCCGCCTGGCAGGCGGAGCCGGCCGTGATGTCCGGCGACCCGGCGGCGCCGGCCGAGGGGTGGCCGGAGCTGACCGTGTTCCTGGCACGGGCCCGGGAGTTGGCCGCCGGACTGGACTGA
- a CDS encoding NAD-dependent epimerase/dehydratase family protein, whose product MRVLVVGGTGFLGHHVMARLTERGHRTATLTRTPGPATGPAADTVRGDATLLTEDDWARLLDGQDGVVFAAGADDRTVPRRPAAAYFEAANVEPDRRLIGAARRVGVSRAVILGSYFTAFHRQWPELELAARHPYIGSRIAQAEVARAVAGPALPVAVLEIPFVFGATPGRRPLWAGLVPWLMSPRAPLLAPPGGTAAVTVDSVAAAAVSALEDGLGVDLPVADTNMTWRQLLVRFARAAERPGPARVGALPTGLLRAGVRAAGLGHRLRGLEPGLAPRHLVELLTRELYLEPTGTGDLDEALRDTVRASLKPGAASR is encoded by the coding sequence ATGCGGGTGCTGGTGGTCGGTGGTACCGGGTTCCTGGGCCACCACGTGATGGCCCGGCTGACCGAACGCGGCCACCGCACCGCCACGCTCACCCGCACCCCGGGGCCGGCGACCGGGCCGGCGGCCGACACCGTCCGCGGCGACGCCACGCTGCTCACCGAGGACGACTGGGCCCGGCTGCTGGACGGCCAGGACGGCGTGGTCTTCGCGGCCGGCGCGGACGACCGCACCGTGCCGCGCCGCCCGGCCGCGGCGTACTTCGAGGCGGCCAACGTCGAGCCGGACCGGCGGCTGATCGGCGCCGCCCGACGGGTCGGGGTCAGCCGGGCGGTGATCCTGGGCTCGTACTTCACCGCCTTCCACCGGCAGTGGCCCGAGCTGGAGCTGGCGGCCCGCCACCCGTACATCGGCAGCCGGATCGCCCAGGCCGAGGTGGCCCGAGCCGTGGCCGGCCCGGCGCTGCCGGTGGCGGTGCTGGAGATCCCGTTCGTCTTCGGCGCCACCCCGGGCCGCCGCCCGCTCTGGGCGGGGCTGGTGCCCTGGCTGATGAGCCCCCGGGCGCCGCTGCTGGCCCCGCCCGGCGGCACCGCCGCGGTGACCGTCGACTCGGTGGCCGCCGCCGCGGTCAGCGCGCTGGAGGACGGACTCGGGGTCGATCTGCCGGTCGCGGACACCAATATGACGTGGCGTCAGCTCCTGGTCCGGTTCGCCCGGGCGGCCGAGCGCCCCGGGCCGGCCCGGGTGGGCGCGCTGCCGACCGGCCTGCTGCGCGCCGGGGTGCGCGCGGCCGGACTCGGCCACCGGCTGCGCGGCCTGGAACCCGGGCTGGCCCCCCGCCACCTGGTCGAACTGCTCACCCGCGAGCTCTACCTGGAGCCCACCGGCACCGGCGACCTGGACGAGGCGCTGCGCGACACCGTCCGCGCCTCGCTCAAGCCAGGTGCGGCCTCCCGTTAG